In Esox lucius isolate fEsoLuc1 chromosome 6, fEsoLuc1.pri, whole genome shotgun sequence, the following proteins share a genomic window:
- the LOC114839425 gene encoding CMRF35-like molecule 3 — translation MGAKDGGEYLDVQIGGSITIPCHYDQKYIHYVKYWCKGFWDFCKYAARTDKTMGTKTSISDDLIRRVFTVTMTDLTPADSDYYWCAVEINKGPDIRIQRFYLSVTGAPRLYVEQQQVTGVEGGSATVCCYYSNTGDVAWCRVGVPCVWYSGTLDGALGRLNLAMDAKNRKVLTVTMSDLKMEDAGWYWCSVGDLQIPVQITVKPHSVTTLSTTTNHKTHSPDNPQTSSSSTSGPVLNTSHHTNSSSGPVEDNATQEVEGRKQKKYHQRLSLTLFTSCCLPSIRLDDLKILLIPLVILLVLIAGVLVAWKMWRKHG, via the exons GTGAGTATCTGGATGTACAGATCGGAGGTTCTATCACCATCCCATGTCACTATGATCAGAAATATATACACTACGTCAAATACTGGTGTAAAGGATTTTGGGATTTCTGCAAATATGCTGCACGCACAGACAAAACTATGGGAACTAAGACCTCGATATCAGATGACCTCATACGGAGAGTCTTCACTGTGACCATGACTGATCTGACCCCAGCGGACTCTGACTATTACTGGTGCGCTGTGGAGATAAATAAAGGACCAGATATCAGGATACAACGGTTCTACCTATCTGTCACAG GTGCTCCAAGACTCTATGTGGAGCAGCAACAGGTGACTGGAGTGGAAGGAGGGAGTGCCACTGTCTGTTGTTACTATAGTAACACTGGAGATGTGGCGTGGTGTAGAGTAGGTGTTCCTTGTGTGTGGTATTCGGGGACTTTAGATGGAGCATTAGGAAGATTAAATCTGGCCATGGATGCTAAGAACAGAAAAGTCTTAACAGTGACTATGAGTGACCTGAAGATGGAGGACGCTGGCTGGTACTGGTGTTCAGTGGGAGACCTTCAAATACCTGTTCAGATCACTGTTAAACCACACTCAGTCACAACACTGAGTACCACCACCAACCACA AAACTCATTCACCAGATAATCCACAAACAtcttcatcttcaacttctGGCCCTGTGCTGAACACTTCTCATCATACTAACAGCTCTTCTGGTCCTGTAGAAGACAACGCCACCCAAGAAGTTGAGGGTAGAAAACAGAAGAAATACCACCAACGGTTATCACtgactttgtt TACATCTTGTTGTCTTCCCTCTATCAGGTTGGATGATCTGAAAATCCTG